The nucleotide sequence ATACCGTAGCTGATGCCGTGAACTGCAAGATAAATCAAAGAAGCAATAACCAGGATCAGGGACACGCCCCCGAAGAACCAGGCTTTACCGACGAAATCAAAACGTCCAAATGATTCTGTATTTTTATTAGCCATATATACCTACTAAACCGACAACTTCTTGAAGTTGAATTTATTCACCAAAGTATCAACGATAACTTTGGACACGAACACGTTTGCGAACATGGAAGTCACGATACCGATCAACAAAGTCACCGCGAAACCACGCACCGGACCTGTACCGAAGTACAACAGAACCACTGCTGTCGCAGCCGTCGTCACGTTGGCATCGATGATCGCAGACATCGCACGGTTGTAACCTTCAGCCACAGCCACCTTGATTCCATGACCCATTCGCAGTTCCTCCCGGATCCGCTCATTGATCAGAACGTTGGCATCAACCGCAAAGCCCACGGTCAAAGCGATACCCGCGATACCCGGCAAAGTCAGAGTTGCACCGAAAGTGGTTAGCAAAGCAAAGATGCCCAGGATATTCAGACCCAAAGCAAAGGACGCCACCGCACCCATGGATTTGTAATAAACCAGCATGAAGATCACGATGATCGCAGCGCCAACGTAAGAACCCATTTTGGCTTTACCGATAGCATCAGCACCCAAAGTAGGACCCACACGACGTTCTTCCAACTGCTCCAAAGAAGCAGGCAAAGCACCCGCGCGCAAAGAAGTGGAGATCATTTTCGCCTCATCCATCATGCCATTACGGTCACGACCGCCACCCAAAGTGATGACAGCAGAACCACCCGCAATACGGTCACGGATGCTTGGAGCGGATTTAACAACTTTATCAAGAACGATGGCCATTTGTTTGCCCACGCTGTTGCCAGTCAGGTCCGCAAACTTTTGCGCCCCTGCAGAGTTGAACTGCAAAGACACCTGTGGAGAACCATACTGGTCGTAACCCACAAAAGCGTCATCCAGTGCACCACCGCCCAGATCTGTATCAGTTCTTAGCAGGTAAGGGATTGCTCCGGCATCGATTGTCGCAGCGTTAGGAGCTTTTTCGAAGTAAACAGCCGTTTTTTCCGGAAGTTTGCCTTTCAAAGCCTCATTCACACGAGTCACATAGTCAGAGTACTTGGTATTTTCCATGTTGAAGTTGCCGGCTTTTTCAACTTCGGCAATCATCACCTGAAGCTGTTGGGCGTTCAGTTCATGGGACACGATCATGAAATCCAGTTTCGCAGTTGTGTTGATCAGCTGTTTCGCTTTTTCAGCGTCAGCCATACCTGGCAACTGGATCAGGATACGGTTGGCACCCTGCTGGGAAATGGAAGGCTCTGCCACACCGAACTCATCGATACGGTTACGGATGGTTTCGATGGACTGCTGAATAACGCGGTTTTTATACTCATTCAGGTAAGCATCGAAATAACGAGCCGTCACAGAAGTGTCAGTGGAACCAACGACCTGCAAAACGGTGGAATACTTATCAGTAATGAACTTTTCCACACCGGCCTTGCCAGCGGCATCAGCCACGACAACCTGAATTTCACCGGATTCCGGCTTTTCAGATTTAACGTCAGCATAAGCGACGTTTTCTTTGGTCATTTCGGACTTCATGGTCATGATCATGCGAGTGGTGGATTCTTTAACCACACCATCAACATCCACGCCCATAACAAGGTGCAAACCACCCTGGATGTCCAAACCATAGTTCAGTTTCTGCTTGGAAGGCCACCAGGACACTTCCGACAAGTTAACCAAGTTAGGCAATACCCACACCAAAGATGCGGCTACGCCCAATA is from Bdellovibrio bacteriovorus str. Tiberius and encodes:
- the secD gene encoding protein translocase subunit SecD, yielding MEGLRWRTFVAVLGVAASLVWVLPNLVNLSEVSWWPSKQKLNYGLDIQGGLHLVMGVDVDGVVKESTTRMIMTMKSEMTKENVAYADVKSEKPESGEIQVVVADAAGKAGVEKFITDKYSTVLQVVGSTDTSVTARYFDAYLNEYKNRVIQQSIETIRNRIDEFGVAEPSISQQGANRILIQLPGMADAEKAKQLINTTAKLDFMIVSHELNAQQLQVMIAEVEKAGNFNMENTKYSDYVTRVNEALKGKLPEKTAVYFEKAPNAATIDAGAIPYLLRTDTDLGGGALDDAFVGYDQYGSPQVSLQFNSAGAQKFADLTGNSVGKQMAIVLDKVVKSAPSIRDRIAGGSAVITLGGGRDRNGMMDEAKMISTSLRAGALPASLEQLEERRVGPTLGADAIGKAKMGSYVGAAIIVIFMLVYYKSMGAVASFALGLNILGIFALLTTFGATLTLPGIAGIALTVGFAVDANVLINERIREELRMGHGIKVAVAEGYNRAMSAIIDANVTTAATAVVLLYFGTGPVRGFAVTLLIGIVTSMFANVFVSKVIVDTLVNKFNFKKLSV